From the genome of Romeriopsis navalis LEGE 11480:
ATAATCGGTGACGGCTGGGGCAAAGGCCAGCCACAGGGGAAATTGCAGTACCCCAAGGTTTACGGCTTCCTCCATCTCATCAATAATGATCAGTGGCAATTTACCCTCCTTTTGCGCCCGTTCGGCGCGTTGGACAAGGGGTTCCGGAAATTCAAATAGGGCCGGACCGCGATCCGCACCGAAATCATTGCGGGTGAGGCCCAAGCAGTCTTGTAGTCCGCGTCGCCACTCCCCTAAGCGTTCGGGACTATTGGCGAGAACTAAGGGGCGAAGCTTGTCGCCGTAGAGATTGTAGAGAATCGAGATGGCGGCGGCACC
Proteins encoded in this window:
- a CDS encoding DUF3086 domain-containing protein — translated: PAPETTAPAGNTFATNDLTFAEPQYQQKNDRIRQVIAVFQNEPDYYGPAWKLRRTFDRIPAERTADWFFKQGGRGAVKTLGSRLQNILVGAAAISILYNLYGDKLRPLVLANSPERLGEWRRGLQDCLGLTRNDFGADRGPALFEFPEPLVQRAERAQKEGKLPLIIIDEMEEAVNLGVLQFPLWLAFAPAVTDYQSTNYYQAY